The Acinonyx jubatus isolate Ajub_Pintada_27869175 chromosome D1, VMU_Ajub_asm_v1.0, whole genome shotgun sequence genome includes a window with the following:
- the LOC106986267 gene encoding olfactory receptor 1009, which translates to MADGNNTRITEFIFIGLKYHPRMQVFLFLLFLLFYLVTITGNLGMIILIQIDPRLHMPMYFFLSHLSFVDICFSSVVGPKMLTDFFTERKAISFLGCALQQWFFGFFVAIECLLLASMAYDHYVAICNPLLYSVSMSQRLCVQLVVGPYTIGFLSTMTHTTAAFRLPFCRSNIINHFFCDMSPLLSLVCADSRIYKLLVFIVAGAVLVVSSLTIIISYFYILTAILRIRSGDGRRKAFSTCSSHLTAVSILYGTLFFIYVRPGAIFSLDINKVVSVFYTAVIPMLNPLIYSLRNKEVKAAMCRTIVRGKFCIRS; encoded by the coding sequence ATGGCTGATGGGAACAATACAAGAAtcacagaatttattttcatagGTTTGAAGTATCATCCTCGGATGCAAGTCTTCCTTTTCTtgctatttctacttttttaccTTGTTACCATCACAGGAAACTTGGGTATGATTATTCTTATCCAGATAGATCCCCGCCTTCACATGCCCATGTACTTTTTTCTCAGTCACCTGTCTTTTGTGGACATCTGTTTTTCATCAGTAGTGGGTCCCAAGATGCTCACTGACTTCTTCACTGAGAGGAAGGCCATCTCCTTCCTGGGCTGTGCCTTGCAGCAATGGTTCTTTGGGTTCTTTGTGGCCATTGAGTGCCTTCTCCTGGCGTCCATGGCTTATGACCACTATGTGGCCATCTGTAACCCATTATTGTATTCTGTCTCCATGTCACAGAGACTCTGCGTACAGTTGGTGGTTGGACCCTATACTATTGGCTTCTTGAGCACCATGACTCACACAACGGCTGCTTTCCGACTTCCCTTTTGTCGCTCCAACATTATCAATCATTTCTTTTGTGACATgtccccccttctttctctggtaTGTGCTGACAGCCGGATCTATAAACTGTTGGTTTTCATTGTGGCTGGAGCTGTACTGGTTGTCAGTAGCCTGACCATTATAATCTCCTATTTTTACATCCTTACTGCCATCCTGAGGATCCGCTCTGGCGATGGGAGGCGCAAAGCCTTTTCCACCTGCTCCTCCCATCTCACCGCAGTGTCCATCTTATATGGGACCCTCTTCTTTATCTATGTGCGGCCAGGTGCAATCTTTTCTCTGGACATCAATAAAGTGGTGTCGGTGTTCTACACAGCAGTGATCCCCATGTTGAATCCTCTCATCTACAGCTTGAGAAATAAAGAAGTGAAAGCTGCCATGTGCAGAACGATCGTCAGGGGGAAGTTTTGCATAAGAAGTTAA
- the LOC106986160 gene encoding olfactory receptor 1009-like produces MAGDNYTRVTEFILAGLSDNPQLQASLFLLFLSFYVINLTGNLGMIILIRIDSRLHTPMYFLLSHLSFVDMCFSSVVSPKMLTDVFAKRKAISFLGCALQQWFFGFFVAAECFLLASMAYDRYVAICNPLLYSVAMSQRLCIQLVVGPYVIGFMNAMTHTTNAFRLPFCGPNVINHFFCDMSPLLSLVCADTRLTKLVVFVVAGAVGVFSGLTILISYIYILVAIMKIHSVDGRRKAFSTCSSHLTAVSILYGTLFFIYVRPRASLSLDLNKVVSVFYTAVIPMLNPLIYSLRNKEVKDAIHRTAAKRKFCMA; encoded by the coding sequence ATGGCTGGTGACAACTACACAAGGGTTACAGAGTTCATTTTGGCAGGTTTGAGTGACAACCCCCAATTGCAGGcctccctcttcctgctcttcctgAGTTTCTACGTCATCAATCTAACTGGAAACTTGGGTATGATTATTCTGATTCGGATTGATTCCCGCCTTCACACACCCATGTACTTTCTCCTCAGCCACTTGTCCTTTGTGGACATGTGCTTCTCCTCTGTTGTGAGCCCCAAGATGCTCACGGACGTCTTTGCGAAGAGGAAGGCCATCTCCTTCTTGGGCTGTGCTTTGCAGCAGTGGTTTTTTGGGTTCTTTGTGGCAGCAGAGTGTTTTCTCTTGGCGtccatggcctatgaccgctatgtggccatctgcaaCCCGTTATTGTATTCTGTTGCCATGTCCCAGAGACTCTGTATCCAGCTGGTGGTTGGTCCCTATGTCATCGGGTTCATGAACGCCATGACCCATACAACAAATGCATTCCGTCTTCCTTTTTGTGGCCCCAATGTCATTAATCATTTCTTCTGTGATATGTCCCCCCTCCTTTCCCTTGTATGTGCTGACACAAGGCTTACTAAGTTGGTAGTTTTTGTCGTAGCTGGAGCTGTTGGAGTCTTCAGTGGTCTGACTATCCTGATCTCCTACATTTACATCCTTGTCGCCATCATGAAGATCCACTCTGTGGATGGGAGGCGCAAAGCCTTTTCTACCTGCTCTTCTCACCTGACGGCCGTCTCCATCCTGTATGgtactcttttctttatttatgtacGACCTAGAGCAAGTCTGTCTCTGGATCTCAATAAAGTGGTGTCAGTGTTTTACACTGCAGTGATCCCCATGTTGAACCCACTTATCTACAGCTTGAGGAACAAGGAAGTCAAAGATGCCATCCACAGGACTGCTGCTAAGAGGAAGTTTTGTATGGCCTAA